A portion of the Tiliqua scincoides isolate rTilSci1 chromosome 3, rTilSci1.hap2, whole genome shotgun sequence genome contains these proteins:
- the RPS11 gene encoding small ribosomal subunit protein uS17 yields MADTQTERAYQKQPTIFQNKKRALLGETGKEKLPRYYKNIGLGFKTPKEAIEGTYIDKKCPFTGNVSIRGRILSGVVTKMKMQRTIVIRRDYLHYIRKYNRFEKRHKNMSVHLSPCFRDVQIGDIVTVGECRPLSKTVRFNVLKVTKAAGTKKQFQKF; encoded by the exons ATGGCGGACACGCAG ACGGAGAGGGCCTATCAGAAGCAGCCCACCATCTTCCAGAACAAGAAGCGTGCGCTGCTGGGCGagactgggaaggagaagctcCCTCGCTACTACAAGAACATCGGCCTGGGCTTCAAGACCCCCAAGGAG GCCATCGAGGGCACTTATATAGACAAGAAATGCCCTTTTACTGGTAACGTGTCAATTCGTGGTCGCATTCTCTCAG GCGTGGTCACCAAGATGAAGATGCAGCGCACCATTGTCATCCGCCGGGATTACTTGCACTACATCCGCAAGTACAACCGCTTTGAGAAGCGCCACAAGAACATGTCAGTGCACCTCTCTCCTTGTTTCCG GGACGTGCAAATTGGGGACATTGTGACTGTGGGAGAGTGCCGGCCACTCAGCAAGACGGTCCGGTTCAACGTCCTCAAGGTGACCAAGGCTGCTGGCACCAAGAAGCAGTTCCAAAAGTTCTAA